A region of Bacteroidota bacterium DNA encodes the following proteins:
- the odhB gene encoding 2-oxoglutarate dehydrogenase complex dihydrolipoyllysine-residue succinyltransferase, translating into MMLEIKVPTVGESISEVTVARWNKKTGDYVEMDELLCELESDKATFELNAEKAGILTTKANEGDTIKVGDVICLIDDSAAKPEGAKPEAKKVEAPVAKETTAPVATANTTNDNAKPFPSPAATKILAEKGIDAKDVKGSGKDGRITKNDAVQAQLKITTNETKGRNERTEKMTSLRKTVSKRLVAVKNETAMLTTFNEVDMKPIMDLRNQFKTQFKEKHGVNLGFMSFFTKAVTVALKQYPAVNAYINGEEIIYHDYCDVSIAVSAPKGLVVPVIRNAESLSLAEIEAEVARLAGKARDNKLSLEEMSGGTFTITNGGVFGSMMSTPIINAPQSAILGMHNIIERPVVKDGQIVARPMMYLALSYDHRIIDGRESVGFLVKVKQCLENPVLLLTEGNDPHKMVLDL; encoded by the coding sequence AAAAAAACAGGTGATTATGTAGAAATGGATGAATTGCTTTGTGAACTTGAAAGTGACAAAGCTACTTTTGAATTGAATGCTGAAAAAGCAGGCATACTTACTACTAAAGCCAACGAAGGTGATACTATAAAAGTAGGTGATGTAATTTGTTTAATAGATGATAGTGCTGCTAAACCTGAGGGTGCAAAACCTGAAGCAAAAAAAGTGGAGGCTCCTGTTGCCAAAGAAACTACTGCACCTGTTGCTACTGCTAATACTACTAACGATAATGCTAAACCTTTTCCCTCACCGGCAGCAACTAAAATATTAGCTGAAAAAGGAATTGATGCAAAGGATGTAAAAGGCAGCGGAAAAGACGGACGTATAACAAAAAATGATGCTGTGCAAGCACAGTTGAAAATAACTACCAATGAAACAAAAGGAAGAAATGAGCGTACTGAAAAAATGACCTCATTGCGTAAAACTGTTTCAAAAAGATTGGTTGCTGTTAAAAATGAAACAGCTATGTTAACTACTTTTAACGAAGTTGACATGAAACCAATTATGGATTTACGTAACCAGTTTAAAACTCAGTTTAAAGAAAAGCATGGTGTAAACCTTGGCTTTATGAGCTTTTTTACCAAAGCTGTAACCGTAGCTTTAAAACAATACCCGGCAGTTAATGCTTACATTAATGGTGAAGAAATTATTTACCATGACTACTGCGATGTTTCTATAGCTGTTTCGGCTCCAAAAGGATTGGTAGTTCCGGTAATTAGAAATGCGGAAAGCTTGAGCCTAGCTGAAATAGAAGCTGAAGTAGCTCGTTTGGCAGGTAAAGCTAGGGATAACAAATTAAGTTTAGAAGAAATGAGCGGTGGAACATTTACCATAACGAATGGTGGTGTTTTTGGCAGTATGATGAGTACTCCTATTATCAATGCTCCTCAATCGGCTATATTGGGCATGCATAATATAATTGAACGTCCTGTTGTTAAGGATGGGCAAATAGTAGCCCGCCCCATGATGTATTTAGCATTGAGTTATGACCACAGAATTATTGATGGAAGAGAATCTGTTGGCTTTTTAGTAAAAGTAAAACAATGTTTAGAGAATCCTGTTTTGTTACTTACCGAAGGTAATGACCCTCATAAAATGGTTCTTGATTTATAA
- a CDS encoding T9SS type A sorting domain-containing protein, whose translation TIGVAGTFTSSATFTSGTIVVTGNTFNFNGTGAQTVNAFNYNVLTISGARTTNNVTLSPTGTIAIAGNLNNTATFTSGAFITTNSNISLTGAAQNIPNFTFNNLTCAGTSTKTATADITVNGILTINSGVTLNMVTFTLNGVASTSGTGTLNTQSVATTPIPSGETWTCSVVYNSASTQNIVAGDYTNLNGTGGNRVLANTGTIGISGTFTVGSGTYTNTGSTIDFDGTGTQTVPALSYNNLIISGARTTNNVTISGVVNIAGTFTPSATFTSGAFVNTGSTINYNGTAAQTVGTFNYNNLTISGARTTNNVTLASSGIINIAGTFTTSATFTSGAIVNTGSTINFNGTTAQTVPAFSYNNLTISGARTTTNVTLVNGGTIAIAGTFTPSATFSTGNYVVTANTVNFNGAAQNIPAFTFTNLTCSGSGSKTATGNVVVGGALNITANTFIINGNQLSLNGTLTGTPVFVGSSSSVLSIAGTGALGSNINFSQSSTSTRSLLNLVISRTSSTITLANPLEIIGTLTMNNGTLASGGNLKLISSLNSTARIAQVQGTGAVTGNVIVQRFINASARRYRFLSSPVSNGTLEDWRGDIFLTGNNLPTAHQSTTVGGGLNWGFDATLSNQASVFTYNETVLGNLDLGYTEVKNNTTSLTNAPLTIGRGYRVFIRGDRSNIGRLNGGNNTQNAVTMDVVGTLNTGDIAMPVTFTNSGTLSDDGWCLVGNPYACEYDWNALWDAGNSGGNSGTFYTNVDPTVYVFDPNSNSFKSYNAASNSGTISNGIIASGQAFFIKATAASPALTFKEQFKALGVPTAMFKTGSGSTDEFSIRLKYDSINYDDFVMKFISGTTKNHDRYDIVKFTNPNFNLASYGRDSIYHALDARPQITANDTILLNVTGVNGTHKLIVQNIPATGKYFYLVDKFLNLKVPLTNAVEYVFTIQTANAKSFGKDRFLILVSNSATLPVKISSFNAQLVNNKKAQVNWVTSLEINNNYFEVQRSIDAINFEVIGKVKGNGSTNKTINYSYDDDISAVNATTIYYRLNQIDYDGTSTLSSIKAVNHELEISNENTCQIFPNPAVNKVNLTFSKTISGKVEIKIFSQQGLLVDVIPVNPATNPTFEIDLGHLDSGCYILETLDSNNNKFVTKMLKL comes from the coding sequence ACTATTGGCGTAGCAGGTACATTTACAAGCTCGGCTACTTTTACTTCAGGTACTATTGTTGTTACCGGTAATACTTTTAATTTTAATGGAACTGGTGCACAAACCGTAAATGCATTTAACTATAACGTACTAACAATTAGTGGTGCAAGAACAACTAATAATGTAACACTATCTCCTACCGGAACTATTGCCATTGCAGGTAATTTAAACAATACGGCTACTTTTACTTCAGGTGCATTTATTACTACCAATAGCAATATCAGCTTAACAGGTGCTGCACAAAATATACCTAACTTTACTTTTAACAATTTAACCTGTGCAGGTACAAGTACCAAAACCGCTACAGCTGATATTACAGTAAATGGAATATTAACCATTAACAGTGGTGTTACTTTAAACATGGTTACCTTTACTTTAAACGGAGTAGCCAGTACAAGCGGAACAGGAACACTAAACACGCAAAGTGTAGCTACTACACCTATTCCAAGCGGAGAAACATGGACATGCTCTGTAGTATACAATAGTGCAAGTACACAAAACATAGTAGCAGGTGATTACACCAATTTAAATGGTACTGGTGGAAACAGGGTATTGGCAAACACAGGTACTATTGGCATTTCAGGTACATTTACAGTGGGTTCAGGTACATATACCAACACCGGCTCAACTATTGATTTTGATGGTACCGGAACTCAAACAGTTCCTGCGCTTAGTTATAATAATTTAATCATTAGCGGAGCAAGAACTACCAATAACGTGACAATATCTGGTGTGGTAAACATTGCAGGTACTTTTACTCCTTCAGCTACTTTTACCTCCGGTGCTTTTGTAAATACTGGAAGCACTATTAACTACAATGGTACAGCTGCACAAACAGTTGGTACTTTCAACTATAATAACTTAACCATTAGTGGGGCAAGAACAACCAACAATGTTACTTTAGCCAGCAGCGGAATCATTAACATTGCCGGTACATTTACGACTTCAGCTACCTTTACTTCGGGTGCAATTGTAAATACAGGAAGCACTATTAATTTTAATGGAACAACAGCACAAACCGTACCTGCTTTCAGCTATAACAACTTAACCATTAGCGGAGCAAGAACCACAACCAATGTAACATTAGTAAACGGAGGTACCATTGCTATTGCAGGTACATTTACTCCTTCAGCTACTTTCAGCACCGGTAATTATGTGGTAACAGCAAACACTGTTAACTTTAACGGAGCAGCACAAAATATTCCGGCCTTTACTTTTACCAATTTAACCTGTAGTGGTTCAGGTTCAAAAACAGCAACGGGTAATGTAGTAGTAGGTGGTGCTTTAAATATAACAGCCAATACATTTATCATTAACGGAAATCAACTTTCGTTAAATGGAACACTAACCGGAACTCCTGTTTTTGTTGGTTCATCATCATCGGTTTTAAGTATTGCAGGTACAGGAGCATTAGGCTCAAATATTAATTTCAGCCAATCATCAACCAGTACACGCTCATTGCTAAACTTAGTTATTAGCAGAACATCAAGCACTATTACATTAGCCAACCCGCTTGAAATAATAGGAACGTTAACAATGAATAACGGAACATTAGCAAGTGGCGGAAACTTAAAATTGATTTCATCACTAAACAGTACTGCCCGTATTGCACAAGTACAAGGCACAGGAGCTGTAACAGGTAATGTAATAGTACAACGTTTTATCAATGCTTCTGCACGCAGATACAGGTTCTTATCATCACCTGTGAGCAACGGTACTTTAGAAGACTGGAGAGGTGACATATTCCTTACAGGAAATAACTTACCAACAGCACACCAAAGTACAACAGTTGGAGGAGGTTTGAACTGGGGTTTTGATGCAACATTGAGTAACCAGGCTTCAGTATTTACCTATAACGAAACAGTATTAGGTAATTTAGATTTAGGTTATACCGAAGTAAAAAACAACACAACCTCACTAACCAATGCACCATTAACAATAGGTAGAGGCTACAGGGTATTTATAAGAGGAGACAGAAGTAATATTGGACGCTTAAATGGTGGTAACAATACCCAGAATGCTGTAACAATGGATGTAGTAGGAACACTTAATACAGGTGATATTGCTATGCCGGTTACATTTACCAATTCAGGTACATTGTCCGATGACGGCTGGTGTTTGGTAGGTAATCCTTATGCTTGCGAATACGATTGGAATGCTTTATGGGATGCAGGTAATAGCGGTGGTAACAGTGGTACTTTCTATACCAATGTTGACCCTACTGTTTATGTTTTCGATCCTAACTCTAACTCATTTAAAAGCTACAATGCAGCATCTAACTCAGGTACTATTTCAAATGGTATTATTGCATCAGGACAAGCATTCTTTATTAAAGCAACAGCTGCTTCGCCAGCTTTAACTTTTAAAGAGCAGTTTAAGGCATTAGGCGTTCCTACCGCTATGTTTAAAACAGGTAGTGGCAGCACCGATGAATTCAGCATACGTTTAAAATACGACTCAATCAACTATGATGATTTCGTTATGAAATTTATTTCGGGTACTACCAAAAACCATGACAGATATGACATTGTTAAGTTTACAAATCCTAACTTTAACTTAGCGAGCTATGGTCGCGATAGCATTTATCATGCATTAGATGCAAGACCACAAATAACTGCCAACGATACTATTTTATTAAATGTAACAGGTGTTAATGGTACACATAAATTAATCGTACAAAACATTCCTGCTACTGGTAAATACTTTTATCTGGTTGATAAATTTTTGAACTTGAAAGTGCCGCTAACTAATGCTGTTGAATATGTATTTACCATACAAACAGCCAATGCAAAATCGTTTGGAAAAGACAGATTTCTTATTTTAGTATCAAATAGCGCTACACTTCCTGTTAAAATCAGCTCATTTAATGCGCAGTTAGTAAACAACAAAAAAGCACAGGTTAACTGGGTTACCTCATTAGAAATAAACAATAACTACTTTGAAGTACAAAGAAGTATTGATGCCATTAATTTTGAAGTAATAGGAAAAGTAAAAGGAAATGGAAGCACCAATAAAACAATTAACTATAGCTACGATGACGATATTTCAGCAGTAAATGCAACAACCATTTACTATCGTTTAAATCAAATTGATTATGATGGTACCAGTACATTATCGTCCATTAAAGCAGTTAACCACGAGTTAGAAATAAGTAACGAAAATACTTGCCAGATATTCCCTAACCCGGCAGTTAACAAAGTAAATCTAACATTCAGCAAAACAATAAGCGGTAAAGTGGAGATAAAAATATTCTCGCAACAAGGTTTATTGGTAGATGTAATACCAGTGAATCCTGCTACCAACCCAACTTTCGAAATTGATTTGGGCCACCTGGATTCAGGATGTTATATTTTAGAAACACTTGACAGCAACAACAATAAATTTGTCACAAAAATGCTTAAACTATAA